A single window of uncultured Methanospirillum sp. DNA harbors:
- a CDS encoding putative sulfate/molybdate transporter, translating to MISLGDFTGSVGNFGTVLPLLVAISVTSGMSLSLMLLLCGGWYILSGIIYKVPISVEPLKAVAAISIAGHFSQEIIIASGILIGIFFIFLGVFHGMDWIQHHIPSSVVRGLQLGLGFILLKSSLLDFGLLDKPSFVIGIFCIVLVYLFRRIRQTPDFSALLLFALGIACVFYSNGIPQLNPPVLPTLVLPAMSDFNTAGMNLVLPQIPITIANAILATSLLISDLYQYKVSPNKLSISVGCMSLTTSMLGGFPLCHGAGGVAAHRRFGGKSGYTMIIGGVILIWLASLFTNPALIQSFPQGLFGVLLMVVAAELIAQGIRTDNRFISGCMVLIAIFGGMALSFIGGVIIAMAYPHLETYISRKGLQRRI from the coding sequence ATGATATCGCTAGGAGATTTTACAGGATCTGTAGGAAATTTTGGCACAGTACTCCCACTCTTAGTCGCAATATCTGTCACATCGGGGATGTCACTCTCTCTGATGCTCCTTTTATGTGGGGGATGGTACATCCTTTCAGGAATTATCTATAAAGTTCCCATCTCTGTTGAGCCGTTAAAAGCAGTTGCAGCGATCTCCATTGCCGGGCATTTTTCTCAAGAAATAATCATTGCATCAGGAATTTTAATCGGAATTTTCTTTATATTTCTTGGTGTTTTTCATGGGATGGATTGGATACAACATCATATCCCGTCATCGGTAGTGAGAGGCCTCCAGTTAGGTCTTGGATTCATCCTTTTAAAAAGTTCATTACTTGATTTTGGACTATTGGATAAACCATCATTTGTCATTGGAATCTTCTGCATAGTTCTTGTGTATCTTTTCAGAAGGATCAGACAAACTCCTGATTTTTCAGCACTCTTATTATTTGCATTGGGAATTGCCTGCGTTTTTTATAGTAATGGAATTCCGCAATTGAACCCTCCTGTTCTTCCAACATTAGTTCTTCCCGCCATGTCTGATTTTAATACTGCAGGGATGAATCTGGTTCTCCCACAGATACCGATAACGATCGCGAATGCAATTCTTGCAACATCTCTTCTTATCAGTGATCTCTATCAATACAAAGTCTCCCCAAATAAGTTGAGTATTTCTGTAGGATGTATGAGCCTGACAACCTCTATGCTTGGGGGATTTCCATTATGTCACGGAGCCGGTGGTGTTGCAGCCCATCGCAGGTTTGGAGGAAAAAGCGGATATACGATGATAATAGGAGGAGTGATCCTTATCTGGCTTGCATCACTTTTTACAAATCCTGCCCTGATTCAGAGTTTCCCCCAGGGACTATTTGGAGTGCTCCTGATGGTTGTGGCGGCAGAGTTAATCGCTCAGGGAATCCGTACTGATAATCGCTTCATCTCCGGATGTATGGTACTCATAGCCATATTTGGTGGAATGGCACTATCATTTATTGGGGGGGTTATTATTGCAATGGCATACCCACATCTGGAAACTTACATTTCCAGGAAAGGACTCCAGAGAAGGATATGA
- the fdhF gene encoding formate dehydrogenase subunit alpha, which yields MTFTQVTTTCPYCSTGCSLNLMVEDGKVIGTAPYYRSPVNEGRVCPKGTYCHQFIGNPDRLKKPLIRKGDIFYEADWEAALNLIAKQFSSYKPEELAVLTSARCSNEDNYLAMKFARGVLKTRHIDHCARLCHSATMVGLNLAFGCNAMTNSIPDISESDCILCLGSNTLEQHPLVGRQIIKARSRGAHVISADPRFTPTAVQSDLFIQFYSGSDVLLLNSIMGEIIRNGWHDQSFISERTNQFEAVKKVVLQRRYEPEIAGGLCGVTPDLIRKTAEWIGTAKKCTILYAMGITQQTTGVDNVKSIANLMMLTGNIGRPGTGVNALRGQNNVQGACDAGCLPNFFPGYSAITDGTAHRRISKLWGFPDGICEPREGYDINTMFEQLRSSSPHIRSMYLIGENPVVSEPNPTIIIDGLKKVDFLVVQDIFFTETCQYADVVLPAACWAEKDGTQTNTERRVQRIRKAVDPPGEAKPDYEIITALARKMGYVEQFDYNDAKEIFEEMCSAIPQYRGMTWENVSRPEGIHWPCTESAMLGTQILYTDHFAHPDGKGVFFPVEWKEPADLPDKKFPFRLTTGRLIWHWQSGTMTRRCKNLNDEVNEGYLEMNPEDAKILKISSNDLIKVTFRKGSLVCKVRVLWDIKKGTAFIPLHFIERVSANVELNSSEPLPYMSEYKVAAISIKKYQEEKE from the coding sequence ATGACGTTCACTCAGGTCACTACCACATGCCCGTATTGTAGTACTGGCTGTTCACTAAATCTCATGGTGGAGGATGGGAAGGTTATCGGAACTGCTCCATATTATCGATCACCGGTAAATGAAGGACGTGTCTGTCCGAAGGGAACGTATTGTCACCAGTTCATAGGAAATCCAGATAGATTAAAAAAGCCTTTGATCAGAAAAGGGGATATTTTTTATGAAGCAGACTGGGAAGCTGCCCTTAATCTGATCGCCAAGCAATTTTCTTCATATAAACCAGAGGAACTGGCAGTACTCACATCAGCACGGTGTTCGAATGAAGATAATTATCTTGCAATGAAATTTGCAAGGGGGGTTCTGAAGACCCGTCATATCGATCACTGTGCCCGCCTTTGTCATTCCGCCACAATGGTTGGCCTTAACCTTGCATTTGGATGCAATGCGATGACCAATTCGATTCCAGATATCAGTGAGTCTGACTGCATCCTCTGTCTCGGGAGTAATACTCTTGAACAGCATCCCCTTGTTGGAAGACAGATCATCAAAGCACGTTCACGCGGTGCTCATGTAATCTCCGCAGATCCCAGGTTCACTCCAACTGCAGTCCAATCTGATCTCTTTATTCAGTTTTACAGCGGTTCAGATGTTCTTCTCCTCAATAGTATCATGGGAGAGATCATCAGGAACGGTTGGCATGATCAATCATTCATCTCTGAACGAACAAACCAGTTCGAAGCAGTAAAAAAGGTCGTCCTGCAGAGACGCTATGAACCGGAGATTGCAGGGGGGCTATGTGGGGTAACTCCGGACCTGATTAGAAAAACTGCTGAATGGATCGGAACGGCAAAAAAATGCACAATATTATACGCAATGGGCATTACCCAACAGACAACCGGGGTAGATAATGTAAAATCTATTGCAAATCTGATGATGCTCACCGGAAACATCGGTCGTCCTGGGACTGGCGTTAATGCATTACGTGGTCAGAATAATGTGCAGGGAGCCTGTGATGCCGGTTGTCTTCCAAATTTTTTCCCCGGATACAGCGCAATAACCGATGGAACTGCTCATAGGAGGATATCCAAATTATGGGGATTTCCTGATGGCATCTGTGAACCTCGCGAAGGATATGATATCAATACCATGTTTGAGCAGCTCAGATCATCATCCCCACACATCAGATCCATGTATCTTATCGGAGAAAACCCAGTTGTTTCTGAACCTAATCCTACAATAATTATCGATGGACTAAAAAAAGTTGACTTTCTCGTAGTTCAGGATATTTTTTTCACAGAAACTTGTCAGTACGCTGATGTTGTTCTTCCAGCAGCATGCTGGGCAGAAAAGGATGGAACTCAAACAAATACTGAACGCAGAGTCCAACGAATCAGAAAAGCGGTTGATCCACCTGGTGAAGCTAAACCAGATTATGAAATTATCACTGCTCTTGCCAGAAAGATGGGATATGTTGAGCAGTTCGATTACAATGATGCAAAAGAAATTTTCGAGGAGATGTGCTCTGCCATTCCACAATACCGGGGAATGACATGGGAGAATGTCAGCAGACCTGAGGGCATACACTGGCCATGTACTGAATCAGCTATGTTGGGAACTCAGATCCTGTATACTGATCATTTTGCACATCCTGATGGAAAAGGTGTCTTTTTCCCCGTAGAATGGAAAGAACCTGCAGATCTCCCTGATAAAAAATTCCCTTTCCGATTAACCACCGGCCGGTTGATCTGGCACTGGCAGTCAGGTACTATGACGAGGAGATGTAAAAACCTGAATGATGAGGTGAATGAAGGATATTTGGAGATGAATCCTGAAGATGCGAAAATTCTGAAGATCAGCAGTAATGATCTTATAAAGGTGACATTCAGGAAAGGTTCTCTTGTCTGTAAAGTTCGGGTATTGTGGGATATTAAAAAGGGAACCGCATTTATCCCCCTACACTTTATCGAACGAGTTTCTGCAAACGTTGAATTAAACTCATCAGAACCGCTACCATACATGTCTGAGTATAAAGTGGCTGCAATATCTATCAAGAAATACCAGGAAGAAAAGGAATGA
- the glp gene encoding gephyrin-like molybdotransferase Glp, which yields MTRFLSVISVGEAIKIIRKIATPTQPEIIPLSDSIGRALACDVTSDVDIPGFDRSTVDGYAVHASDTVGASESIPAMLSLSGRVAMGEDRSISLQPGSCVYIPTGGVLPCGADAVVMIEYCEELDDQILIHKPVSVGENKISKGEDFGTHRPAIKAGTIINSRVCGVLAACGCNSVTVTSRPRIGIISTGNELVPVDEKPKGGEIRDVNTWLCTGFVSEEGCIPVVYGIIPDDCDSLIQALDEALASCDAVLISGGSSKGERDMCADIIASRGEVLVHGIAISPGKPTIIGTANGKPVIGLPGHPASAYIILLVLVRELLKGMRGVNSSERYIHAPLMVPLKSVQGREDYVRGVFDGKFILPVLGKSGLTNTLLLSDGIIRIPGSVEGYEAGEIVEVLIW from the coding sequence CACTCCAACACAACCTGAGATCATACCGTTATCAGATTCGATCGGAAGAGCACTAGCCTGTGATGTTACCTCTGATGTGGATATCCCCGGGTTTGATCGCTCAACGGTAGATGGATACGCTGTTCATGCTTCAGATACCGTCGGTGCCAGCGAATCTATTCCGGCTATGCTATCATTATCAGGAAGGGTGGCAATGGGAGAAGACAGGAGTATTTCTCTTCAGCCTGGCTCCTGCGTATACATACCCACAGGAGGAGTTCTTCCATGTGGGGCCGATGCAGTCGTCATGATCGAATATTGTGAGGAACTTGATGATCAGATTCTCATACACAAGCCTGTTTCTGTAGGTGAGAATAAAATCTCCAAAGGAGAAGATTTTGGAACTCATCGACCGGCAATTAAAGCTGGAACAATAATCAATTCACGGGTCTGCGGAGTGCTGGCTGCCTGTGGCTGCAACAGTGTTACTGTTACATCTAGACCACGTATAGGTATCATTTCAACAGGGAATGAACTGGTACCGGTCGATGAAAAACCGAAAGGTGGAGAGATCCGGGATGTAAACACCTGGCTTTGTACCGGATTTGTATCAGAGGAGGGTTGTATTCCGGTCGTGTACGGTATCATCCCTGATGACTGCGACTCCTTGATTCAGGCACTTGACGAGGCTCTGGCTTCATGTGACGCTGTTCTGATATCCGGAGGTAGCTCAAAAGGGGAACGGGATATGTGTGCTGATATCATCGCCTCCCGCGGAGAGGTTCTGGTTCATGGTATTGCCATCTCACCGGGAAAACCAACTATTATCGGAACTGCAAATGGAAAGCCGGTAATTGGACTTCCCGGTCACCCGGCATCAGCATATATTATACTCCTTGTTCTTGTTCGGGAACTACTCAAGGGAATGAGGGGAGTCAACTCTTCTGAAAGATATATCCATGCCCCATTAATGGTCCCTCTAAAATCAGTACAGGGAAGAGAAGATTATGTCAGGGGTGTCTTTGATGGAAAGTTTATTCTCCCGGTACTGGGAAAATCCGGACTTACGAATACTCTTCTCTTAAGTGACGGGATTATCCGGATACCTGGATCTGTTGAAGGATACGAAGCAGGAGAGATTGTTGAGGTTCTTATATGGTAA
- a CDS encoding ABC transporter ATP-binding protein, whose translation MIQLQEISKSFGDRLILNNITAEIPSGKIFTIIGPSGQGKTTLLRLINLLDTPSSGHITVNGIPLSNHKNTTDTRRKMGMVFQTPVAFNETVSANIAMGLKYRGVSKEEIKRRVLEKIDEIGLSGYEHRKARTLSGGEMQRVSLARVMITNPDLLLLDEPTANLDPVSTAKIEELIRYYNRTCGTTVIMSSHDLYQGQRMADIIAVMMDGRFVQFGETTHVFSEPCSADVARFIGIRNILPGVASPFDNGLVQVDLGGVIIYSMSSIPQKEVMVAIRPEEITLHIDERGKTSARNVLSGIITDVQPYGVINHVLVSCNGIVLASQVTLQSVREMNLKRGMEVQLSFKAPSVHLMPQNPTVQV comes from the coding sequence ATGATACAATTACAAGAGATATCAAAATCCTTTGGAGATCGTCTAATCCTCAACAATATTACTGCAGAAATTCCATCCGGGAAAATTTTTACCATCATCGGTCCATCAGGACAGGGGAAAACCACTCTCCTCAGACTTATCAATCTCCTCGATACTCCATCCAGCGGCCACATCACCGTTAATGGTATTCCTCTTTCGAATCATAAAAACACCACCGATACCAGACGTAAAATGGGAATGGTTTTTCAGACTCCGGTAGCATTCAACGAAACTGTGTCGGCAAATATCGCTATGGGTTTGAAATATCGGGGTGTTTCTAAGGAAGAGATTAAGAGGCGAGTGCTCGAGAAGATCGATGAGATTGGGTTATCCGGATATGAACATAGAAAAGCCCGAACTCTTTCAGGTGGAGAGATGCAACGTGTCTCACTTGCCCGTGTCATGATCACAAACCCTGATCTCCTTCTTCTGGATGAACCAACTGCGAACCTTGATCCAGTATCTACAGCAAAAATTGAGGAGCTCATCAGATACTACAACCGGACCTGTGGGACTACTGTAATCATGTCATCACATGATCTCTATCAGGGTCAACGAATGGCTGATATTATTGCTGTAATGATGGATGGGAGATTTGTTCAGTTTGGTGAGACAACTCATGTTTTTTCAGAACCGTGCTCGGCAGATGTAGCACGGTTTATTGGAATTCGAAATATTCTCCCGGGAGTAGCAAGCCCGTTTGATAATGGTCTTGTTCAGGTAGATCTCGGTGGTGTGATAATTTACTCAATGAGCTCTATTCCACAAAAAGAAGTGATGGTTGCTATAAGGCCGGAAGAGATCACATTGCATATTGATGAGAGAGGAAAAACCAGCGCAAGGAATGTCCTGTCCGGAATTATCACTGATGTTCAGCCTTATGGTGTCATCAATCATGTTCTGGTCTCTTGTAATGGTATAGTACTGGCCTCACAAGTTACGCTGCAATCAGTCCGGGAGATGAATCTCAAACGGGGAATGGAGGTTCAGTTGTCATTTAAAGCACCATCTGTTCATCTGATGCCACAAAACCCGACTGTTCAAGTATAG
- a CDS encoding Coenzyme F420 hydrogenase/dehydrogenase, beta subunit C-terminal domain, giving the protein MIRPRDVYYAWSTDPIIRERGSSGGFVSGLLVHLLESRIVDAAVVMKKRADIYDASMAVLTNPQEVALCSGSLYCGTLLNAKYLYRYLQSNPGQNVAVVVKGCEAKAIIELAKRNRINLDNLILIGLNCSGTINPIIARKMVHQRYGLDPDTVGSIYFSQGMCQVKTSDTMYSLPIEDLEQEGYGRRLCCQRCQTRIPRQCDLVCGDWGVIGEYTGNTTCIEVCSKKGAVTLESAINNHAIMVEAADPHGVEARTRVEEAMQALSLKSRSDQFSKIPPGDQLLKSMMLDMSRCIKCYQCTEGCPLCVCEDCQTKKPWLVKPGQVPPPFMFHLIRASHIADSCINCGQCEERCPMEIPNSLYMHALQTELETMFGYHAGEHRGNPVVAKVNEWEEWEHNYGNTFEKVIEVFRDQGEY; this is encoded by the coding sequence ATGATCCGTCCCCGGGATGTGTATTATGCCTGGTCAACAGATCCGATAATTCGGGAGAGAGGAAGTTCTGGAGGATTTGTTTCAGGATTACTTGTTCATCTACTCGAAAGCAGGATCGTAGATGCTGCCGTAGTGATGAAAAAAAGGGCTGATATCTATGATGCATCTATGGCAGTATTAACGAACCCACAGGAGGTTGCTTTATGTTCAGGATCATTATATTGCGGAACTCTCCTCAATGCCAAATATCTATACCGGTACCTACAAAGCAATCCCGGGCAGAATGTTGCTGTAGTCGTAAAAGGGTGTGAAGCAAAAGCAATCATCGAACTTGCAAAAAGAAACAGGATAAACCTTGATAATCTCATCCTCATTGGGTTAAACTGTAGCGGGACCATAAATCCGATTATTGCCAGGAAAATGGTTCATCAGAGATACGGTCTTGATCCAGACACTGTTGGTTCCATCTATTTTTCTCAAGGAATGTGCCAGGTTAAAACTTCAGATACTATGTATTCACTGCCAATCGAAGACCTTGAACAAGAGGGATATGGACGGAGATTGTGCTGTCAGCGTTGCCAGACGAGAATTCCCAGGCAATGTGATCTCGTTTGTGGTGATTGGGGAGTAATCGGGGAGTATACCGGGAATACCACGTGCATTGAGGTGTGCAGCAAAAAGGGTGCGGTAACTCTTGAATCAGCCATCAATAATCATGCTATCATGGTTGAGGCTGCAGACCCTCATGGAGTAGAAGCCCGAACCCGCGTTGAAGAAGCGATGCAGGCACTCAGCTTGAAAAGTCGCTCTGATCAGTTTTCAAAAATCCCACCTGGTGACCAGTTACTGAAGAGTATGATGCTAGATATGTCCCGGTGTATCAAGTGCTATCAGTGCACTGAAGGTTGTCCCCTTTGTGTGTGTGAAGATTGTCAAACAAAAAAACCCTGGCTCGTCAAGCCCGGACAGGTTCCTCCCCCATTTATGTTTCATCTCATTAGGGCCTCACATATCGCAGACTCCTGCATCAATTGTGGTCAATGTGAGGAGCGTTGCCCAATGGAGATCCCCAATTCCTTGTATATGCATGCACTTCAGACAGAATTAGAGACAATGTTCGGGTACCATGCCGGTGAACATCGAGGAAACCCTGTCGTTGCAAAAGTGAATGAGTGGGAAGAGTGGGAACACAACTACGGGAATACCTTTGAAAAGGTTATTGAGGTATTTCGTGATCAGGGAGAGTATTGA
- a CDS encoding molybdopterin biosynthesis protein produces the protein MVKDIDGATRYLTLTSLDEALKIFQGQFSCIPGIIKIPVQNSSGRITAEAVLSPLSIPAAHLSAMDGIAVNSAETAGATDQNPLTLANFKRVNTGNVIPDGFDAVIMIEDIIEQNGSYQIFAAAHPWQHIRPIGEDIAETEMVIPSLTRIRPVDIGAMISYGVPEVSVLDLKIALIPTGSEIIPVGTKPLPGQVIESNMHMASAMLSEAGVSVTHHPIIPDDLDKIRDAVKKAAETHDVVIISAGSSKGTKDFTAQVIEELGSVIIHGIAIKPAKPVILGIVNNRPVIGMPGYPIACHTILREVVVPLLSWYGFTIPEPQSIPVQLASALHSSIGTDEFVLTTVGRIQNDWIASPLSRGSGVQMSMVRANAYLKIPSAQEGLEAGEKTTAYLTVSLSVAEQVVMITGSHDPVIDHLANLIRRSGIRIASSHVGSMGGLLTLKRGYCHLAPMHMLAEDGEYNIPYLQKYFPGEELVLICVAERVQGMVSRDSLDFEALTTHRFINRQRGSGTRMLLDHLLKQKGIVSGQIDGYDREATTHLGVCLAVKSGDADLGMAVYSAAHSFSLSFIPVGVERYELVTTRKLYESDSRIRAIADLIQTPEFKRVLTGLGGYEIEKTGVIRMCG, from the coding sequence ATGGTAAAGGATATTGATGGAGCAACCCGGTATCTCACACTCACGTCCCTTGATGAGGCCCTGAAAATATTCCAGGGTCAGTTTTCATGTATTCCCGGTATTATAAAAATTCCGGTTCAGAACTCAAGTGGGAGGATTACTGCAGAGGCCGTTTTATCTCCGTTATCTATTCCTGCTGCACATCTTTCAGCCATGGATGGTATTGCCGTAAATAGTGCTGAAACTGCAGGAGCGACAGATCAAAACCCGCTCACCCTCGCGAATTTTAAACGAGTTAATACTGGAAATGTAATTCCTGACGGGTTTGATGCTGTGATCATGATAGAAGACATCATAGAACAGAACGGTTCATACCAGATCTTCGCTGCAGCTCACCCATGGCAACATATCAGACCAATCGGGGAGGATATTGCAGAGACAGAAATGGTCATTCCTTCCCTCACCCGGATTCGACCGGTCGATATCGGTGCTATGATCAGTTATGGGGTACCAGAAGTATCAGTTCTTGATCTCAAGATTGCCCTGATCCCAACCGGAAGTGAGATCATACCAGTCGGGACAAAACCGCTTCCCGGCCAGGTAATTGAGAGTAATATGCACATGGCCTCAGCTATGCTCTCTGAAGCCGGTGTATCTGTCACCCACCACCCAATCATACCCGACGATCTGGACAAGATCCGTGATGCAGTAAAAAAGGCCGCAGAAACACATGATGTAGTTATCATTTCTGCAGGATCATCCAAAGGAACCAAAGATTTTACAGCCCAGGTTATTGAAGAGTTAGGCTCCGTAATCATTCATGGCATCGCGATCAAACCTGCTAAACCTGTTATATTAGGGATAGTTAATAACAGACCGGTCATCGGCATGCCAGGATATCCGATCGCCTGTCATACCATACTCCGTGAGGTTGTTGTGCCTCTTCTTTCCTGGTATGGGTTTACCATTCCGGAACCTCAATCCATACCAGTTCAACTGGCAAGTGCATTGCACTCATCGATAGGAACTGATGAGTTTGTTCTTACTACAGTTGGAAGAATACAAAACGATTGGATTGCTTCTCCGCTCTCCCGTGGTTCAGGAGTTCAGATGAGCATGGTAAGAGCAAATGCATATCTGAAGATCCCATCCGCTCAGGAGGGGCTGGAAGCAGGTGAAAAAACTACCGCTTATCTGACAGTAAGCCTTTCCGTTGCAGAACAGGTTGTGATGATCACAGGGAGTCATGATCCGGTTATTGATCATCTTGCCAATTTGATAAGACGCTCTGGCATTCGGATTGCTTCTTCACATGTAGGGAGCATGGGAGGCCTTTTAACGTTAAAGAGGGGGTACTGCCACCTTGCACCGATGCATATGCTTGCAGAGGATGGAGAATATAACATTCCATACCTACAGAAGTATTTCCCTGGTGAAGAACTGGTTCTGATATGTGTGGCAGAACGAGTACAGGGTATGGTCTCCCGGGACTCACTAGACTTTGAGGCTCTCACAACTCACCGGTTTATTAACCGACAGCGGGGATCAGGAACCAGGATGCTTCTTGATCATCTCCTGAAGCAGAAGGGAATCGTATCCGGACAGATTGATGGATATGATAGAGAAGCGACCACCCATCTCGGCGTTTGTCTTGCAGTGAAAAGCGGTGACGCTGATCTTGGTATGGCAGTTTATAGTGCAGCTCATTCCTTTTCACTTTCATTCATCCCGGTTGGTGTTGAAAGATACGAACTTGTAACGACCAGAAAATTATATGAAAGCGATTCTCGTATCAGGGCAATTGCTGATCTCATACAAACTCCGGAGTTCAAGAGAGTACTCACTGGACTAGGAGGATATGAGATTGAGAAAACAGGAGTGATACGAATGTGTGGCTAA